GAGAAGGCTCCCCGGGGGCCGAACTCGAAGGGGCCGCCCAGGGCGTCACCCACCGCTGAGCCGACGATCACGCCGGCGGCCCGCTGCATCCGCTGCATCCGCTGCATCCGCGCAGGTTATCTGCGCCGCGCAGACGGCCGCGGCCCTATAGGCGCCGCGCAGACGGCCGCGGCCCTATGGTCCCGCGCCGTCGCGTCCGGCCGGACGATCTGAACGACCGACCGCATACCGGCAATCAGGCGGCGACGAGCTCCTGCTCCCGCTCACGGTCCGGCGTCTTGACTGCGGGCTTCTTCTTGTTCGGCAGCGAGAGCCGGAAGACCTTGTGCCACGCGGAGAACACCTGCTTGGGCAGCGGCCCGGTGACGTACTCCAGCTCGTACTTCTCGAACAGCGCGCGCACCTTCACCGCGACCTCGGCGTACCGGTTGCTCGGCAGGTCCGGGAACAGGTGGTGCTCGATCTGGTGCGAGAGGTTGCCGGTCATGAAGTGCATGGCCTTGCTGCCGCTGATGTTCGCCGAGCCCATCATCTGGCGCAGGTACCACTGGCCGCGCGTCTCGCCCCTGATCGACCGGCGCTCGAAGACCTGCACGCCCTCGGGGAAGTGCCCGCACATGATCACCGAGTGGGTCCAGACGTTGCGGACCAGGTTCGCGGTGAACGTGGCGGCGAGCGTGGGCAGGAACGACGGCCCCGACAGCAGCGGGTGGATCACGTAGTCCTTGAGGACCTGCCCCCGGATCTTGCGGCCCACGGCCCGGGCCCGCGCCCGGAACTCCGGGTTCCCCCGGCGGCGCTTGTGCAGGTTCTTGCCGAGCTCCAGGTCGTACGCGGCGATGCCGTACTCGAAGAAGCAGGCGTTGAGGAAGTTCCACAGCGGCTGGCCGAGGTGGAAGGGGTGCCACTTCTGGTCCTCGTCGACGCGCATGATGCCGTAGCCGAGGTCGTTGTCCTTGCCGATCACGTTGGTGTACGTGTGGTGCAGCTCGTTGTGCGAGTGCTTCCACTGCTCGGACGGCGAGACGTGATCCCACTCCCAGGTGGTGGAGTGGATCTTCGGGTCCCGCATCCAGTCCCACTGGCCGTGCAGGATGTTGTGGCCGATCTCCATGTTGTCCATGATCTTCGCCACGGACAGCCCGGCGGTGCCGATCAGCCACGCCGGCGGGAAGAGCGAGAACAGCAGCACGCCCCGGCTGACCAGCTCGAGCTTGCGCTGCGCCGAGATGACCTTGCGGATGTAGGCGGCGTCCTTCTCGCCGCGGCCGGCGATCACCTCGTCGCGGATCGCGTCCAGCTCGCGGCCGAGCTCCTCGATCTGCTCCGCGCTCAGGTGGGCGGTGGGGTCGATGGCGGTCAAGGTGCTCCTACCGTTCGATGTCGCAGGGGCCCGCAGCGGCGGACACACAGGTCTGGATGAGGACGCCGGGCTCGGCCTCGGTGATCTCGCCGGTGCGCAGGTCGCGGACGGCGCCCGCCTTGAGCGGCGTGATGCAGCCGAAGCAGATGCCCATGCGGCACCCGGAGGGCATGAGCACGCCGGCCTCCTCGCCGACGTCCAGCAACGGCGTGGCGCCGTCCGCGTCGACCGTCTTGCCGGAGGCGCTGAACGTGACCTCGCCGCCGTCGCCGGCGACGACGATGCTCGGGCGGAAGCGCTCGGTGTGCAGGCGCTTCTCGACGCCGTGCTCGCTCCAGTGCTGTTCGGCGGCGTCGAGCAGGCCCGCGGGCCCGCAGGCCCAGGTCTCGCGCTCGGCCCAGTCGGGCACGAGTTCGTCGAGACGGGCGATGTCGAGCACGCCGTCCGTGTCGGTGTGCACCTCGGTGAGACGCAGCTTCCCCTCCGCGGCCAGGCCGTGCAGCTCGTCGCGGAAGATCACGTCGTGCGGCCGTGGCGCGCAGTGGACCATGACGACGTCGTCGAACCCGGTGTCGCGCAGCATGCCCATCACCGGCGTGATGCCGCTGCCGGCCGTCAGATAGAGCACCTTGGCCGGCTTGGCCTGCGGCAGCACGAAGTCACCGGTCGCCTGGTCGAGCTGGATCAGCGTGCCCGGTCTCGCCCTGCGGACCAGATGGTTGCTGACCTTGCCGTCCGGGATCGCCTTCACGGTGATCGTGACGCGGCCGTCCTCACGGCTTGTCGGCGAGGTGATGGAGTAGGCACGCCACAGGCGCACCCCGTCGACGTCGACCCCGATCCGCACGTACTGACCGGCCGTGTGGCCGCGCCAGCCCCGTCCCGGCCTGATCACGACAGTCGCGGCGTCACCCGTCTCGGGGTGCACCGCCTCGATGCGCCCACGCAGGTCAGCGCCCGCACGCAGCGGGCTGACCAGGTCGAGGTAGTCCGACGGCAGCAGCGGCGTCGTGACCATCTCCAGCAGTTTCCACGCCCTGCTGCGGAGCGCTGCACTCGTCATGACTCCAGCTTGCTGCGCCGCAGGGCGTAAAGTCCTGACCGCAGGACGTAAATCTGCTCGACAGAGTTGTTCGCAGGGAACAAAGCATGAGTCATGTGATCCGCAGAGCCAGCGAGCTGGCCCTGGACGAGACGACGGTCACCGCACTGCGGGCCGCACTGAGGACCACCGCCGACGAGGTCGTCCAGGCGATCATCGACGAGGTCCCGCCCTACGCCAACGCCCTGTCGGGACACATGGGCGCCACCATCCGCCGGGCCGTGCGCACCGCCCTCGGGCACTACCTGGACCTCGCGAGCGGGAACGCCACAGGCGGCGACGCCGGTGACGCGGCCTACGAGCTGGGCCGCGGCGAGGTACGCGACGGCCGCTCGATGGACGCCCTGCTCAGCGCCTACCGCGTCGGCGCACGCGTGGCCTGGCGAGGCCTGGCGGCGGGCGCCGTACCCGCAGGGCTGCCCGCCGCCGAGGTCGCCAAGTTCGCCGAGCTGACCTTCGCCTACATCGACGAGCTCTCCGCCGCGAGCGCCGCGGGCCACGCCGACGAACTGGCCGCCCGGGGCAGGGCCCACGAGCGCCACCTGGAACACCTGGCCCGCGACCTCCTCGCCGGCGCGAGCCCGGACATGCTGCTGGCCTCCGCCCAACGCGCCGGATGGCAGCCTCCGGTCTCGCTGACCGCGGTCCTGCTGCCCGCCGCCCAGGCCCGGCCCGCCTACCGCACGCTCGACCCGAGCACCCTCGTCCTCGACGACTCCCCGGACGCCACCGGCGTGCTCCTCGTCCCCGACGCCGACCGGTCACATCTCCTGCGGCAGCTGACCGACCGCGCGGCCGTGGTCGGCCCGGCCCGCCCGTGGATTCGCGCGTCGGCCTCGTACGCACGGGCCGCACGCGCGCGCTCCCTCTCCTGCGACATCCGCGACACCGAGGACCACCTGCCCGAGCTGGTGCTGAGCGCCGACGCGGACGCCTTCGCAGACCTGCGCGCCCGAGCCCTCGCACCGTTGCAGGCCCTGCCCGTCGCGACCGCACGGCGGCTGGAGGAGACGCTGCGGGCGTGGCTGCTGCACCAGGGCAGACGGGACGAGGCGGCGGCGGCGCTGTTCGTCCATCCCCAGACCGTCCGGTACCGCATGTCCCAGCTGCGGGAGCTGTTTCCCGACCTCGCATCGCCCCACCGGGTCCTTGAACTGACACTGGCGGTCGGCCTGCGGACCGGCTGACGCACACCCCGACCGCCCACCACCGCATCCGCGACCGCGCCCACCACCGCATCCGCGACCGCGTCCGCGAGCGGTCCAGGAACCGGGCGGTGAGAACGGCCTTCGTGCCGGCGCGGAGGCGGACGCCGCCCTGCACGAACCCACCCACGGCCGTGCGGCGCGCTGCAGCCGGCTGACCGACGACGCGGCCAGGCCCGATCACCAGGGGCGGACGGCCGACCGGACCGGCGGGCACACCGCGCGAGGGATGATGAGCACGCAATGACGGAACACGAGGCCAGGAGCTTGCATGGCGAAGCGGGTCCACCGACCCCGTGAGGACGCGGAGTTCGATTTCATCCTCCGGACGAGCGCAGTCCCGGTCCTCGCCTACTTCACCGGGACATGGCCCAAGGCCATCGAGCCCTGCCGGGAGATGGACCTCGTCGTCAGTGCCGTCGCCGACGACTGCACGGGCCGCCTGACGGCCGTCCGCACCGACATCACGCGCTGTCCGGCCGCAACCGAGCGGTACGGGATCACCGGAGCCCCCTCCTACGTCCTGCTGAAGGAGGGGGCGGCGGTGGCGCACGGCACAGGGCCCACGACCGTCGCCGAGCTGCGGAAGCTCCTGGAGGGCCACCTCTGAGCGGCCGCTGCGGCACACGGCCACGACGCCGGCCCGGCATCCGCCGGCAGCAGCACGAGCCCCGCGGCCCGAACGCCAGGGAAGCCGTCCTGCCTGCCCTGCGCGTCTGCACGGTCTCCCACCGCACCCGCCACGACCGCATCGCCGAAGCGCTGCAGATCATCACTGCCGGACCGAGCGCCACACCACCGCGTAGCGATCTGGGGCCCGCAGTCCCCGGCTCGCCGTGTACGCGGGCGGTGCTGCTGCACTCCAGGCGGCGCTGGGGGACCTCCAGCTCCGCGACGCCGCCACATCGTGGTCGTGATCCCTTCCTTCAGGAGCGCTGCCACGTTCCCCGCCCGGGGTCGGCCCAACTCCTGCCTGTAGCAGCCGCGTTGGGGCGCCCTCATTGGCTGACGGGTGATGCTCCGGGCGCGATACCGGCCTTCATGACCGCAGCGAACCAGCCGGCCACAGTCCACTTGAGGGCGTTCACCGAGGCCGACCTCGGCTTCCTCGACCGCCTCTGCACGGACCCCGATGCGCTCGGCGAGTTCGAGTGGCCCGGATTCGGTGATCCGAGGGCACGCCGCAAGCGGTGGGAGATCGACGGGCGCATCTCCGCCGAGTCTGCGGCGGTTGCGATCGTGCTGGCCGACGACACGGTTGTCGGCATCGCCGGCTGGAGGCCCCGCGGCTTCCCGTCGGGTGTCACCTACGAGATCGGCGTGGGGGTGCTGCCCGAGCATCGTGGACAGGGGGTGGGCACGGCGGCGCAGAAGCTGCTCGTGGATTACCTGTTCGGCCGCACGACTGCGAACAGAATCGAAGCCCTCACCAACGGCGGCAACCTCGGAGAGCAGAAAGCCCTCGAACGCCTGGGGTTTTGCCGGGAAGGGGTCATGCGCGGCAGGTCCTTTCAACACGGCGCGTATGTCGATGTGCTCGTCTACGGTCTGCTCCGCACCGAGCATCGTCCCGGAACGCCATGAGCGCCCCCCAACCTGTTTCAAAAGCAGGCGGGAAAAGGCTCACCGTCTGCCGTGGTTGCCACGTCGGCCGAGCAGTGCTCAAGACCTGTAGAAACCGGCGGCACCGATCGAAGGGTGAAGCGTGACGTCTCAGCCTGCCCCGAACCTGGAGAGTCTCTACCCCGAACTCGGCCAGGACGGAACGCTCCAGATCGCTCTGCAAGGGGCCGTCCAACAGGCCGGACATCGGATTGACGTACTCCCCGAACGAGCCCCGGGGTGGAGGCGAACAGGAGCCCGTGCGGAGGGTCGCGCGCGGACGACGGACGTTCACCTGGGTGTCCAGGAACGCTGCTTCGTCATGAGTTTCCGGGAACGCGGCGTCACGATGGCCAAGGGCGACACAACACGCTTGGACGAGGCTGCCACGGCCATCGGAGTCTGGCAGGCCGGCGCTGACCTGAAAGATCTGCGATCCGCATGCCCGTTCGTCCACTACGGGCCTTTGGCCGAAGCCCACGAGCGCGGCACCGCCGTCGAGACCATGTGGACGATCTACCGGCAGACCACGGCGACTCACGTCGACCACGACCTTATCGAGGCTGCATACGCTGAGCCGCGGTTGCGAGCACTCTTCCCCTTTCACAGCCACAGGTCGCTGAACTTCAGCCGCTGCACCGGATTCCCCTACACCCACGATGTTCCGGTGATTACCTCCGTGGACGGGAAATACCGCGTCACCTGGTGGAAGACTCGCTCGCCGCACGGCCCGGCGGACATCGGAGAGACTGAGAACCCTCATGACGCGGTCGCTCTGGTCCTCGTCCACCTTCCCGCCGGCTGCGGGCCGGCGGTCGCCGGCACTGCCGACGATCTCGACACATCAGATTCCGCATAAAGGGCGGGGAGTCCTGGACAGGGCTCGCCACGTGCAGCCGGTGTCGACGACGTAGTGGATCGCGTCGACGATCTCGCGGCGGGGGTGCTTTTCGGGCCGTCCCCCGGTGGGGGTCTCGCAGGCCGGGACGGGAAGCAGGGGGCTCGATGAGCGCGCATTCGTCGTCGAAGGCGCCGGAACGGATGGCACGAGGCCGTGACGGCGCGTCCTGGTCGACCGGTGGGGGGAGACCGAATCGGTCTCCCCCACCGGCTTCTCGGGCTGACGGTTCAGTCGGGGGCGGGCAGGGTGTGGATGGTGACGGGGAGGTCGGTGCGGTTGCCCTGGCGGTTGATGCCGAGGCGGCCGGTCGCGGCGGGGACGGCTTCGTCGCCGAGGGTGTAGAGCTGGTTGGTGACGTCGTAGCGGTTGGGGGTGTGGCCGGCGGCGTTGGCGGCGGCGGTGTGGATGGCGGTGGCGGCGGTCAGGACGGCGTCGTGGGCGAGGACGGGCCAGTAGCTGCGTTCGAGGTGGCCGGCGGGGAAGTGCCGGCCGTGGTGGTCGGAGGTGAAGGCCTGGACGAATCCGGTGTAGAGGCCGTGGTCGCGGTGGGCGGGGGCGGAGAGACCGGCGGGGGAGGGGAAGGACGCGTACATGACGGTGATGGGAGCCTCGGGGTCGTGGAGGGCTTTCATGGCGGGGTCGAGTGCTGCTGCGTCGGATCCGGTGACGACGGTGATCGGTTTCTTGTAGCAGCTGCGGTGCCGGAGGGCTTCGAGGAAGGTGGGCAGGTATTTGGCCCGGGCGGCGTAGTAGACGACGTCGATGCTGTCGGCGCCGCGGCAGAGGTTCTGGCCGATGCTGGGCATCGCGGCGTCGGCTCCGCCCTGCGGGCTGAAGGGGAAGTCGGGGGAGTCGTCGTCCAGGTACTTGCTGAGGGAGGGGATGGTGCGGAAGCCGTTCTCGAGGGATTTCGTGTAGAGGTCGTTGCCGCCGGCGGGGGTCACGTCGCTTCCGATCAGGGCGACGGTGTGCGGGCCGGTGTCGAGCTTTTTGCCGAGGGCGGTGAGCTGGTCCTTGTTCGGCATGGCGACGCGGACGAGGCCGTTGATCGGCCCGTGGGGGTCGATGGCGCCGGTGCTGTCGAATCCGTCGGCGGTGATGAGGTCGGCGACCATCGCAATGCCGGCCTTGCTCAAAGCCCGGGCGGCGTCGACGGACTGCTGCTGGCTCAGGCCCATCCCGACCACTGCCACGAGGCCCTTCTCGGCTTTGAGGCCCTCGACGGCGTGTGCCCACCGTTCCTCGCCGCTGCCCATGTTGGCCAGGACGAGACGGATCTTCGGATGGCTGTCGCTCTCGTTCGCCCGTTCGACGGCGGTGTAGGCGCCTTCGATCTCCCCGACGAACTGGTCGAGCGTCAGGTCCTTCTGCTTGCCCTGTGACGTCAGCGGCGCCAGGAACCCGATCGTGACGTAGTCGCCGTCCTTCACCGTCTGCCGGTTCTCCGCACCGAGAGCGGTCAGGACCGGCTTCAGGCCGCTGCCGAAGACCCCGGCGCCGTCCTGGCCGTCCGTCACACCGGTGCATTCCCCGGCATGCACCATCAGGGCCGTGTTCCTGCTGCCGCAGTGGCTTCGCGCGAATGCCTCGGCCGCCTGCACCTGCTCGTCGTGGTCGCGCTGTGCCTGGACGTGCCGCACGTGGATCTGCCACCCGCCGACGGCCGCGGCCAGCGACAGCGCTGTCACCGCTGAGCCGCCGGCGACCAGCCCCCGGCGGGTCCTCAGCCACCGGCCGGCCCGCTGCCACCACCGACCAGGCGGCGGCGGTGGCGGTAGGGG
The window above is part of the Streptomyces sp. NBC_00425 genome. Proteins encoded here:
- a CDS encoding fatty acid desaturase family protein, whose translation is MTAIDPTAHLSAEQIEELGRELDAIRDEVIAGRGEKDAAYIRKVISAQRKLELVSRGVLLFSLFPPAWLIGTAGLSVAKIMDNMEIGHNILHGQWDWMRDPKIHSTTWEWDHVSPSEQWKHSHNELHHTYTNVIGKDNDLGYGIMRVDEDQKWHPFHLGQPLWNFLNACFFEYGIAAYDLELGKNLHKRRRGNPEFRARARAVGRKIRGQVLKDYVIHPLLSGPSFLPTLAATFTANLVRNVWTHSVIMCGHFPEGVQVFERRSIRGETRGQWYLRQMMGSANISGSKAMHFMTGNLSHQIEHHLFPDLPSNRYAEVAVKVRALFEKYELEYVTGPLPKQVFSAWHKVFRLSLPNKKKPAVKTPDREREQELVAA
- a CDS encoding ferredoxin reductase, with the protein product MVTTPLLPSDYLDLVSPLRAGADLRGRIEAVHPETGDAATVVIRPGRGWRGHTAGQYVRIGVDVDGVRLWRAYSITSPTSREDGRVTITVKAIPDGKVSNHLVRRARPGTLIQLDQATGDFVLPQAKPAKVLYLTAGSGITPVMGMLRDTGFDDVVMVHCAPRPHDVIFRDELHGLAAEGKLRLTEVHTDTDGVLDIARLDELVPDWAERETWACGPAGLLDAAEQHWSEHGVEKRLHTERFRPSIVVAGDGGEVTFSASGKTVDADGATPLLDVGEEAGVLMPSGCRMGICFGCITPLKAGAVRDLRTGEITEAEPGVLIQTCVSAAAGPCDIER
- a CDS encoding helix-turn-helix domain-containing protein produces the protein MSHVIRRASELALDETTVTALRAALRTTADEVVQAIIDEVPPYANALSGHMGATIRRAVRTALGHYLDLASGNATGGDAGDAAYELGRGEVRDGRSMDALLSAYRVGARVAWRGLAAGAVPAGLPAAEVAKFAELTFAYIDELSAASAAGHADELAARGRAHERHLEHLARDLLAGASPDMLLASAQRAGWQPPVSLTAVLLPAAQARPAYRTLDPSTLVLDDSPDATGVLLVPDADRSHLLRQLTDRAAVVGPARPWIRASASYARAARARSLSCDIRDTEDHLPELVLSADADAFADLRARALAPLQALPVATARRLEETLRAWLLHQGRRDEAAAALFVHPQTVRYRMSQLRELFPDLASPHRVLELTLAVGLRTG
- a CDS encoding thioredoxin family protein, encoding MAKRVHRPREDAEFDFILRTSAVPVLAYFTGTWPKAIEPCREMDLVVSAVADDCTGRLTAVRTDITRCPAATERYGITGAPSYVLLKEGAAVAHGTGPTTVAELRKLLEGHL
- a CDS encoding GNAT family N-acetyltransferase is translated as MTAANQPATVHLRAFTEADLGFLDRLCTDPDALGEFEWPGFGDPRARRKRWEIDGRISAESAAVAIVLADDTVVGIAGWRPRGFPSGVTYEIGVGVLPEHRGQGVGTAAQKLLVDYLFGRTTANRIEALTNGGNLGEQKALERLGFCREGVMRGRSFQHGAYVDVLVYGLLRTEHRPGTP
- a CDS encoding DUF6193 family natural product biosynthesis protein, with protein sequence MSFRERGVTMAKGDTTRLDEAATAIGVWQAGADLKDLRSACPFVHYGPLAEAHERGTAVETMWTIYRQTTATHVDHDLIEAAYAEPRLRALFPFHSHRSLNFSRCTGFPYTHDVPVITSVDGKYRVTWWKTRSPHGPADIGETENPHDAVALVLVHLPAGCGPAVAGTADDLDTSDSA
- a CDS encoding ABC transporter substrate-binding protein, with amino-acid sequence MTEQTQDGAGVGDAGGQGPDPLRIADQREFRQALKELREHRGITLKQLETETDRPGSKRLTSPTVSTTLKADALPDWDFVAAYVTACGVTGEGLKRWERAWEAVRKGTAPVEPDGAAGTPLPPPPPPGRWWQRAGRWLRTRRGLVAGGSAVTALSLAAAVGGWQIHVRHVQAQRDHDEQVQAAEAFARSHCGSRNTALMVHAGECTGVTDGQDGAGVFGSGLKPVLTALGAENRQTVKDGDYVTIGFLAPLTSQGKQKDLTLDQFVGEIEGAYTAVERANESDSHPKIRLVLANMGSGEERWAHAVEGLKAEKGLVAVVGMGLSQQQSVDAARALSKAGIAMVADLITADGFDSTGAIDPHGPINGLVRVAMPNKDQLTALGKKLDTGPHTVALIGSDVTPAGGNDLYTKSLENGFRTIPSLSKYLDDDSPDFPFSPQGGADAAMPSIGQNLCRGADSIDVVYYAARAKYLPTFLEALRHRSCYKKPITVVTGSDAAALDPAMKALHDPEAPITVMYASFPSPAGLSAPAHRDHGLYTGFVQAFTSDHHGRHFPAGHLERSYWPVLAHDAVLTAATAIHTAAANAAGHTPNRYDVTNQLYTLGDEAVPAATGRLGINRQGNRTDLPVTIHTLPAPD